The Dehalobacter sp. DCM sequence AAGAAACCCGTATATTTCAATTCGGATTGACAAAACCATCCGAAATATCTTACCTGCAGGAAATAAGGGATATATGCCAGGGAAATTCATGCAGGCAATACGAGACAACATGGGCATGTCCTCCGGCCGTTGGAACGATAGAAGAGTGCAGGAATCGATGTATGCAGTATAATACCATGCTTGTATTTACGGGTAAATTCATGCTAAAAAATTCTTTTGATTATAAAGGTATGATACGTGGCATGATGGATTTCAAACAGATTGCCCGAGAATTGGAATCAGCAGTGAAGCCCTTCCTGAAAGACTATCTCATATTGTCAAATGAAGGCTGCGGCATATGTAAAACCTGTACCTACCCCCACGCATCTTGCCGTTTCCCGGAACAGTTGCATCACTCCATTGAAGGCTATGGGATTATCGTCAGTGACTTGGCAAAACAAACAGGCATTAACTACAACAACGGAGAAAACTCAGTCACCTATTTTGGTGCTCTTTTATTCAATGACACAGACATATTGGTCTGTGATGAAAATTTTCCGCTATGAAATGTGTAACTAAAAAAATGAAGACTAGTGCTCTTTCTTTACATTTATCAACTTTCAGAGCAAATTCATCAACTGTAAAATATTGAAAACCATAATCCTCCAATAATCAAGAATAATTGAAACGACACTGTTGCCTACAATTCAAATTAATTTTCTATATAAAAAGGAAGCAATTACTTTCCAATCGGAAATTAATTGCTTCCAGCCACCCGCATGAATAACGGGTTTCAGACGAATTATGGTGGAGATGAAGAGGATCGAACTCTCGACCTTACGGATGCGAACCGTACGCTCTCCCAGCTGAGCTACATCCCCACGGATAAAAATGATAAGCATTCTCATGCCACATCATTGATCTACACAACTATTATTATACTGAATTATTGTCTTTTGTGCTACAGTTAAATGATTAAATTTCCGGATTATTTACATGAAGCTAATCCACTATGTACAATAATAACAGAACGTGAACTCTAAATCACGATTCACGGATGCTATACAGAATGAAGTGATGATGCTTGCTTAAAAAGCTAAAAAAAGTCTACCCCGCCTTAACCCAGCGCAATTATCGGCTGTACTGGATAGGGCAATGCCTGTCTTTGATTGGAACCTGGATGCAGGTGACTGCCCAACAATGGCTGGTCTATACTTTAACCAAATCCGCCTTGCTGTTAGGACTGCTTGGCATTGCGCAATTTGGGCCAATTATGTGTTTTTCTTTATTTGCAGGGGTCATTATTGATCGGTATCCTAAGAAAAATCTGCTTATTTTTACGCAAATAGGGTTTATGCTCCAGTCCTTACTGCTTGCGCTCATTGTTTGGTCAGGCCATGCCTCCTATTGGCCTATTTTTATCCTTGCTCTTATATCAGGCTTTCTTAATACATTGGATCATCCCACGCGCCAATCGTTTGTCCCCGAATTAGTTGAATCTAATGATCTCCGCAGTGCCATTGGCTTAAATTCAGCAGTCTTTAATCTGGCTAGAATGATTGGTCCGGCTTTAGCCACGTTGTTCATGGTCCGTTATGGTGCCGGACTTGTGTTTTTCCTGAATGCCCTTAGTTTTATTCCAGTCATTGGCTGTCTCTATTTTATCCGGGTACAGCGACGTGACATAATACAAGCTTCGAATAAGATCCACCAAGAAGTCATCGAAGGGTTAAAGTACATCAAACAGTCACCGGTTATCTTTAGTTCGATATTATGCCTATTGGTTGTTGGGACGTTTATCATGAATTTTAATGTGACGATCCCCATCTACGCTGCGGAGGTTCTCAAGCAAGATGTCAGCGGCTATGGCTTACTGCTTACAGCCTTTGGTGGCGGTTCATTGGTTAGCGCCCTCGTTGTGGCATCCATAGCCAAGAGCAAACCGAAACAACGGCTTCTATTCGCCAGTGCGTTGATCGTCTCTCTATTTTTAATGCTTCTTCAGCCTCTGCAATTCTTTTCCTTAGCCGTCATCGTCATGGCCCTTCTTGGTTTTTTCACCATATTGTTTATGACAACGGTCAACACGACAGTTCAGCTCAATACGACGGATGCCTTACGGGGAAGAGTCGCCAGTGTTTATTCGTTTGCTTTTCTGGGTACCTCACCGATTGGGAATTTATTTGCTGGCAGTATCATGGAAAAACTCGGAGCCGGCATGGGAATATTCGTCTGCGGAGCCATATCGGCGTGCTTGATCTTACTTATTTTTATACGTATCGCGATCAAAAAGCACCAAAACACCGGCAATGGATAATACCATCCTGAGTGAATTTAAGCTATATGAGCGATACATTCTCTATGTTATAATAAATTTTTTTGAGTTATAATAAATTGGATTTGCCAAATCGGTACGCAATGATAAAATAGTAATGTTAAACGATTCATTAAACAAATTCATCGCTATGGATAAAATCATTTATTGAGAATAATAAAAATTGGAGCTAAAGAAAATGTTTGATAGTCTGATTGTCGGTTGTGGTATGGCCGGCGCTGTTGTTGCCCGAGAATTAGCAGAAAGAGCCAATAAAAAAGTCCTCGTCCTTGAAATGCGCAATCATATCGCCGGGAATGCCTTTGACCTCCTGGATAAAGACGGTATTTTCATTCATCAATATGGCCCGCACATTTTTCATACGAATCATCAGCGTGTTTTTGATTACCTTACCCGCTTTACCGCCTGGCGAGATTATCAACATGAGGTGGTCGCTGCTATTTATGGATCGCTGATGCCTGTTCCGTTTAATCTGAATTCACTTTATTTAGCCTACGATGGGGACAAGGCCGCTCGGGTCGAGCAAAAGCTGATTGCCGCCTTTGGCATGGGAACGAAGATTCCGATCTTGGAGCTTCGCCGCCAGACAGATCCTGAGCTTGAAGAACTGGCCGACTATATTTATCGCAATATCTTCTTATATTATACCCAGAAGCAGTGGGGACTCGCGCCGGAAGAGATCGACCCCTCGGTGACGGAACGTGTACCTGTCTTTATTTCGTATGATAACCGTTACTTTCAGGATACGCATCAGGGTATTCCAGCCGAAGGGTATACTGCCCTCTTCAGGAATATGCTCGATCACCCCAACATTGAATTACGCTTAGATACGGATGCACGTCAGGTGCTTCGTCTCGAATCAGGACAAGTCTTTTTCGAAGGAAGACCTTTTCAAGGTACGATCGTTTATTCAGGATCCATCGATGAACTCTATGACTGCCGCTTTGGACGGCTGCCTTACCGGACATTGGATTTCGTCTTTGAGACCCCTGCTTTAACCTGGTTCCAGCCGAAGGGCACCGTGAATTATACAGTTGACCAGGACTTCACCCGGATTACGGAGTTCAAGCATTTGACCGGCCAGGAAAAGGAAGGGATAACAACCATCGTCAAGGAATATCCCCGGTCCTATACAGGCACTGAATCGGAAACGCCTTACTACCCCATTGAAAACCCCGAAAATCGCGCGCTGTATAACCGCTACAAGTCATTGACGGAAGAAATTCCGCAATTATACTTATTGGGCCGACTTGCTGAATATCAGTATTACAACATGGACGTCATTGCTAAAAAAGCCCTTGAACTTGCTGATACGCTGGTAAGTCATGCGCAGAACGGGAGTCAAGAATGATGAAGCAACAGAAAAAACTAATCACCTTTGCTATCCCCTGTTACAATTCCGCTGCCTATATGGACCGCTGTATTGATGGCCTTGTTACACTCGGGAACGATGTCGAGGTCATTATCGTCAATGACGGCTCGTCTGACGATACCGCGAAAATTGCTGATCGCTATGCGGCGCAGTATCCGGATATCGTCCGGGCTGTCCATCAGGAAAACGGCGGTCACGGCGAATCCGTCAACAGCGGCCTAAAAAATGCAACTGGTACCTATTTTAAAGTGGTGGATTCCGATGATTGGATCGATAGCCAAGCCATTATTGATGTTCTGGATACGTTAAAAGATCTCATCAGTCAAAATGTTGCTCTGGATTTGATGATATGCAATTATATTTATGAAAAAGTTCATGAGGGCACACGTAATGTCAT is a genomic window containing:
- a CDS encoding DUF2284 domain-containing protein, whose product is MLEKLLERVKETRIFQFGLTKPSEISYLQEIRDICQGNSCRQYETTWACPPAVGTIEECRNRCMQYNTMLVFTGKFMLKNSFDYKGMIRGMMDFKQIARELESAVKPFLKDYLILSNEGCGICKTCTYPHASCRFPEQLHHSIEGYGIIVSDLAKQTGINYNNGENSVTYFGALLFNDTDILVCDENFPL
- the glf gene encoding UDP-galactopyranose mutase, which gives rise to MFDSLIVGCGMAGAVVARELAERANKKVLVLEMRNHIAGNAFDLLDKDGIFIHQYGPHIFHTNHQRVFDYLTRFTAWRDYQHEVVAAIYGSLMPVPFNLNSLYLAYDGDKAARVEQKLIAAFGMGTKIPILELRRQTDPELEELADYIYRNIFLYYTQKQWGLAPEEIDPSVTERVPVFISYDNRYFQDTHQGIPAEGYTALFRNMLDHPNIELRLDTDARQVLRLESGQVFFEGRPFQGTIVYSGSIDELYDCRFGRLPYRTLDFVFETPALTWFQPKGTVNYTVDQDFTRITEFKHLTGQEKEGITTIVKEYPRSYTGTESETPYYPIENPENRALYNRYKSLTEEIPQLYLLGRLAEYQYYNMDVIAKKALELADTLVSHAQNGSQE
- a CDS encoding MFS transporter, with amino-acid sequence MLKKLKKVYPALTQRNYRLYWIGQCLSLIGTWMQVTAQQWLVYTLTKSALLLGLLGIAQFGPIMCFSLFAGVIIDRYPKKNLLIFTQIGFMLQSLLLALIVWSGHASYWPIFILALISGFLNTLDHPTRQSFVPELVESNDLRSAIGLNSAVFNLARMIGPALATLFMVRYGAGLVFFLNALSFIPVIGCLYFIRVQRRDIIQASNKIHQEVIEGLKYIKQSPVIFSSILCLLVVGTFIMNFNVTIPIYAAEVLKQDVSGYGLLLTAFGGGSLVSALVVASIAKSKPKQRLLFASALIVSLFLMLLQPLQFFSLAVIVMALLGFFTILFMTTVNTTVQLNTTDALRGRVASVYSFAFLGTSPIGNLFAGSIMEKLGAGMGIFVCGAISACLILLIFIRIAIKKHQNTGNG